Below is a window of Roseivirga misakiensis DNA.
CACAAAACTTTAAAGAAGGTAAAATCTAATGTCGCTTACTACTGATCAAATCGCTCAAATCAAGAAATTCATCAATAGTCGCGGCTTCACACATATTGAAGTTGAGATGGAAATCTTAGATCATGTGGCGTCGGCTGTGGAAGATAAGCTAGAACAAAACCCCAACATTTCCATTGAGAAGGCCATTCGGGAAGTTCATGCTTCTTTTGGAATTTTTGGATTCTCAACCATTCAAGATCAAAAATCGGCTGAATTCAGTAGAATCCTAAAGAAACAATTCTGGCAGGAGCTTAAAAGCTTTTTCACGGCCAAACGTGGCGGAATTAATGTCATTATTCTCCTGTCAATGCTGATTCTCATTCAACTAAAAGGGTATCTCGGTATATATATGGTATCTTATATCCCATTCTTACTTGTTGTTCTGGCCTCACTCGCAATAGGCATATCTTCTCATTGGAAATTCAGAAAGTGGAAGAGAAAGTCTTTGATGCTCACAGCATCATTAATTCCATTATATCTATTTCAGCCCCAAATGGGCAACTTTATTTCTATCCTTACGCGAAATATATCTGAAACAGATCCTGTACTGGCAGGAGTATTCCTAATGAGTTCAAGTTATGTGCTGCTACTTTTAGAGTTAAGCTGCTATTATACAATACAATGGGGCTATAAATGGACTTATGATAGGTATCTGAAATATACCTAAAATGAAAATTGCTCTGATTTGTCAATTTCCACAGGACAATCACAGGGTTTAGGAACTCCACCAAAAACTACTTGCCAACAATCGCCATAAATAGATTGATAGATCATTTCGATCCTAATTTTAGCAATGCGCTTTTGAAGTAACCTGGTTTTTTCGTTCCACTGAAATCTAACCATAGGCATATTATATCCTGGCTCTAAAACACTTCCGTTCACGTTGTGAATCGAATAGTTGTTCCAACCTATCCCATGATCTTCTCCGAGCATTTTCGTTAGCAATTCTTGTAGATCGTTTACTTGCTCTTGACCGGCTCTTACTTTTAGAGACTTGACGATTGCTGGGCCTACCCCCTTATTACTTGCTTCGAATGCAAATCCTTCGCTATCATATTGTTGTCCCATTTCGACATAAGGCCAAACAGAATTTTTCTGTTGTTGTCGCATTATACCTACTTCGTAAAATGAGACCGCTAATGCACAAACGCTTACGATAATTGCGGCGACAGCGACAAAGCTTTCGGCTTTGACTTTAGATTTAAAAATTGCCATGTTCTTAAAAAATATATTGCCTTCACAACTCTGTGAAGGCAATATTGTTTGGCAATTATTTGTTCTTTTTTGATTTGATAGTGCGCTGTGGACACTGTAGATGGTAACGGCTAGCTAATAACCGAACCAGGATTTACTTTCTCGTTAGGCTGGATAAGACGTAAATTACCTTCTGAATCTTCTGCCATTAGGATCATTCCTTGAGATTCTACCCCCATCATTTTTCTTGGCGCTAAGTTGGCAATGATAGTCACTTGCCTACCGATCATTTCTGCGGGATCATATTGTTTGGCAATTCCACTGAGTATTGTTCGCTTGTCCACACCTGTATCAATCAGAAATTGCAATAGCTTATTCGATTTCTCTACTTTTTTAGCTTCGAGTATCGTTCCAACCCTTAGGTCTAACTTCATGAAATCATCAAAGACTATATCATCTTTCATAGGAGTTACCTCTATTTCCTTATTCTCCATTTCGTTCTTTTTCTTTGTCTGCTCTAACTTCTCAATTTGAGCGGTAATAGTACTGTCTTCTAATTTTTGGAATAATAGTGTTGGCTTTTCTAGCTGATCGCCTTCAGCGACCAAATCATCTTTGCCGGCACTTTGCCAATCCAGCTTTTCAAGTCCTAACAGGCTGTTTATTTTATCTGAAGAAAATGGAATAAATGGCTCTGCCACTATGCCCAAATTCGCGATCAATTGTAAAGAAATATTAAGTATGGTGCCAACACGTTCTTGATCTGTTTTAATCAGTTTCCAAGGCTCCGTATCTGCCAAATATTTGTTTCCAACTCGGGCCAACTCCATCATTTCGGCTAAAGCCTCTCTAAATCTATATCTAGAAATAGCTTTGCCTACTTTTTCAGGCGCTTTGCCAAGACTATCCAATACGGCTCGATCAATATCAAAAAGCTCGGCTTTAGCAGGTACTTTACCGTCAAAGTACTTATGTGTTAATACAACCGCCCGATTGACGAAATTTCCTAAAATCGCAACAAGCTCATTGTTGTTTCTGGCTTGAAAATCCTTCCAAGTAAAATCATTATCCTTGGTTTCAGGCGCATTTGAGCATAGCGCATATCTAAGTACGTCTTGTTTATCAGGCAGGTCTTCTAAATACTCGTGCAGCCAAACTGCCCAACTCCTTGAAGTCGAAATTTTATCACCTTCAAGGTTCAAAAACTCATTGGCTGGTACATTATCTGGTAAAACATAATCGCCCATAGATTTTAGAATCGCAGGGAAGATTATGCAGTGAAAAACGATGTTATCCTTACCGATAAAGTGGACTAATTTGGTGTCTTTGCTTTTCCAGTATGGTTCCCAATCTTTTCCTTTCTCCTCGGCCCATTCTCTTGTCGCCGAAACATAACCAATTGGCGCATCGAACCAGACATAAAGCACTTTCCCATCTGCACCTTCAACTGGGACTTTGATACCCCAATCTAAATCTCTAGTCATGGCACGTGGCTGTAACCCACCATCTATCCATGATTTACACTGCCCCCAAACATTGGGTTTCCAATCAGATTTATGCCCTTCTACGAGCCATTCTTTCAGCCAACCTTCATAATTCTGTAGTGGTAAATACCAATGTTTGGTTTCTTTTGTAACAGGCGGATTTCCACTCAACGTCGACTTCGGGTTAATCAAATCGGTTGGGTTTAAAGAAGATCCGCAGTTTTCGCATTGATCGCCATATGCCTCAGGGTGACCGCATTTTGGACAGGTACCCATGATATAGCGATCGGCCAAGAATTGTTTTTCTTGCTCGTCGAAGTACTGCTTACTGACGCGCTCTTCGAACTTTCCTTCGTCATAAAGCTTCTTAAAAAACATCTGAGCAGTCTCGTGATGCTTTTCATTAGACGTACGAGAATAGATATCAAAAGAAATACCAAGCTTACTCATGGAATCCTTGATCATACCATGGTATTTGTCAACTATGGCTTGTGGCGTGGTTCCCTCTTTTCGAGCCCTCATGGTAATGGCCATACCGTGCTCGTCGGACGCACAAATAAATGCTACATCCTCTCCTTTCGACCGTAGATAACGCGTATAAATATCTGCTGGAACATAAACACCCGCTAAATGACCGATGTGAATAGGTCCATTGGCGTAAGGCAAAGCGGCGGTGACCGTATGTCTTTTGAAATTCTGATTACTCATAGGTCGCAAAGATAGTTTCTTAGGCGCGACTTGTAATAATTTAACGGCTAGAATTTAAAGCGCTGCCGATGGCCTGATTCTTTTGTTCAAACTTCATGAAAAAGCCCGCTTTACGTAAAAGCAGGCTCTAAGATTATTTGAATACAATCGGAAATCGTCTACCTACTAAAGTTTAGGATACCGCTCAAAAAGCCTTTATTCTCCCCATTTTTCTTTAAAATCAGGGTAATGTGTTGCCCGTTGTGAGGGAGTACACTTTCAGATACTTCACCAAGCAAGGCCGCCGCGGACATTGTTTTCCCTTTTGATCCCATGACCAATAGATCTGGACGAATCTTATCGATATGCTGATCAATCGGTTGTCCTACACTTTTACCGCGCTCTACGCTAGCTATATGCTTTTGAACAGAAGTTTTCTTCATTTTGGCGAGGTAATCATCCAAAGAATGCTTTGCGTATGCCGTTAATTTTTTGTCGATCTCAGTCCGTTTAGATAAGATTTGGTCGATTTCATCAGCGGTTTCAAAAACTTGACTTAGGTATTTAGTAGCGTCTTTGTAAACATGAAGGGCGTGTACAACAGGCGGCAATTCTACATTCTGAAAATCACTGACAACTGCCAACGCTAAATCTGAGTATTCTGAGAAATCGATCGGTGTAAGGATTGATTGAATGTTTTGTATGTGCCGATCTGGCATTAACATCACATTACAAGCAGATTTTCTCACCATTTTTTTGCTGAGTACTCCTACTCTATTCATATTTCGTCTACCTAGAATGGCTAGATCAATTTTATGTGTATTCTCAAACCTAAGGAGCTCCGTCAACTGATTTCCCGATAAGACATGAATCTCGACCGGTTGCTCTGGGTGGAAATATTTAGCCACCATTTCTTCAAGACTTGCTTGCGCTTGTTTGATGTCAGGCATCATTAGATCTGGAATATCCACTAATACTTCTTTTGGAATATCTAGCTCTTTAGAAATATGTACTATATGAATGGCATCAGGTGTGAACTGATTAGCCAATTCGGATACATTTCTTAAAAGGTTGACCTCATTTTTAGTGACGTCAATTCCAACCATCCATTTCGAAAACTTCTTCATAGCGTGTATTATTTATCAGGTGATTTGAATTAAAAACATATAAATCGGTAGACCTACCGTGATATTGACTGGGAATGTAATGGCCAAGGCCATTGGAATATAAATTCCTGGATTGGCTTTCGGTACCGCAATCTTCATGGCCGCAGGCACGGCTATATAAGACGCGCTTGCTCCCAAAACAGCGAATATGAACCTATTGCCGATATCATCCACGATTAGCCCACTCATAACGGCAATAACACAGCCATTGAAGAGGGCGATGACTATAGCAAATGAGGTAGTAAACCATCCTTGTTCGAGAAAGGCCTTCAGCTTTCGACCGCTTACAATTCCCATGTCTAGTAAGAAAATGGCTAAAAAGCCTTTAAATAAATCCGTTGTAAATGGGGCAATTCCTTGTGCTTGTTCTTCGCTCGCCATCCAGCCGATGACTAGACTTCCTAAAATCAAAATCACGCTACCATTAGTAAAAGCGTGTTTTATGAGTTGACCCATACTAGTATTCTGTGTTGATCCATTGGAGAATATTCTGATCAAAACTACACCTATCACAATGGCTGGCGCCTCCATAAACGCCATCACAGCCACCATGTGGCCTCCAAAATCAATGCCTTGCATTTCGAGAAACGCAACAGCTGTAACGAACGTCACTGCACTTACCGAACCATATGCAGCGGCTATTGCTCCAGAATTCTCTACAGTTAGCCGTCGTTTTAGGATAAAAAAGGCATAGCATGGAATGATAATCGCGATGGCCACTCCAAAGACAATACTCCAGATAATGTCGCTTGAAAATGTGTTATGTGCCAACTCTTGCCCGCCTTTGAAACCGATGGCAAACAACAGGTAAAGCGAGATAAATTTTGAGGATGTTTTCGGGATTTCTAAGTCGCTTTTCAGCTGGACAGAAACAATACCCAAGATGAAAAAAAGCAGTGCCGGATTGGTCAGGTTTTCTGCTAATAAATTCAAGTTCATAGATCAGTTATCGTTAAACTGAGCGCAAATATGATTGAGTTAATTCATATATTTTTATTTATCTTTATTATAATATACATAAACATTATTTATGAACTACACACTTCATCAACTCAATGTATTTCTTACTATTACCGAACTTGGTAGTGTTACGAAAGCAGCCGAAGCGCTACATTTAACCCAACCTGCGGTCTCGATTCAGCTCAAAAACTTACAAGATCAGTTTGAAATACCACTTACGGAAGTCGTTGGACGTCAGCTATATATAACTGATTTTGGTAAAGAAATCGCCCTCGCAAGTCAAAATATAATTAACGAGGTAGAGATCATCAATCAAAAGTTAATCACTTATCAAGACCAGATCGCTGGTAAGCTAAAAGTGTCAGTTGTTTCCACTGGAAAGTATATCATGCCTTACTTTCTTACAGACTTTTTAAAGAAGAATCCTGGGGTAGAATTAAAAATGGATGTCACGAATAAAGCCAGTGTTGTACGCAGTTTAGAAAAAAATGAAGTAGACTTTTCATTGGTGTCCATTCCACCCAGCACGCTAGCCCTAGAACATATCACGCTGATGCAAAATAAGTTATTCCTAGTCGGGAATGCGTCAAGTGAACTGAAGGTCAATAAACCTTACAAATCCAACGTCTTAGAGTCTATCGATTTGATCTTTCGAGAAACTGGTTCGGGTACTCGACAAACGATCGAAAAACATATTAATCAGCAGAATTTGACTGTAAAAAGGAAAATGGAGCTTACTTCTAACGAAGCAGTAAAGCAAGCTGTGGTGGCAGGTCTTGGTCACTCCATAATGCCCCTAATCGGCATTAAAAATGAACTCGAACTAGGAGATCTAAAAATTATACCTGTAAAAGGCTTACCTATACAGTCGCAATGGCAACTCGTTTGGCTTAAAAACAAGAAGTTCTCCCCTGCCGCCAAAGCTTATCTAGACTATTTGATTGAGCATAAAGATGAAATCATCACCAAGAAGTTTGAGTGGTATGAGAGCCCATAAAACGGGATACCCAAACTAAAACGACTTCATTTTATTTTGATCATAATGGATTAACATTAAAACCTTACCTTTGCGGCTTCAAATTAAGAAGCTCAAATGCAAAGCATCAGAAATATTGCCATCATTGCCCATGTCGATCATGGTAAAACCACTTTAGTAGATAAGATTATTCATGCGTCTAAACTCTTCAGAGAAAATCAAGAGTCAGGCGACCTTATCCTAGATAACAACGATTTAGAGCGAGAAAGAGGAATTACCATTCTTTCTAAAAATGTTTCTGTCGTTTATAATGGGGTTAAAATCAACATTATTGACACTCCTGGTCACGCCGATTTTGGTGGTGAAGTAGAGCGTGTTTTAAAAATGGCCGATGGTGTGCTACTCTTAGTTGATGCTTTTGAGGGACCGATGCCACAAACCAGATTCGTGCTAAGCAAAGCTTTAGCGCTCGGCTTAACTCCTATTGTAGTGGTAAACAAGGTGGATAAAGAAAACTGTCGCCCTGACGAAGTTCATGAGCAAGTTTTTGATCTCATGTTCAATCTTGACGCTACCGAAGAGCAACTGAACTTTGAAACGATATACGGTTCTTCTAAAAATGGATGGATGAGTGAAGATTGGCAGCAGCCGACTGATAACATCACTCCTCTTTTAGATAAAATTGTAGAAGTAATTCCTGAGGCTCCTTCTCCTGAAGGAACTCCTCAATTTCAGGTTACTTCACTAGACTACTCCTCTTTCGTTGGTAGAATTGCCATTGGTAGAGTTTACCAAGGAAGTATTGAAGAGGGTAAATCAATGGGGCTTACCAAGGCTGATGGCAGTATGCAGCGGGTAAGAATCAAAGAGCTTCAGGTTTTTGAAGGCTTGGGTAGAAAGAAAGTTGAATCCGTAAAAGCAGGTGATCTTTGCGCGATCGTTGGTTTGGATAACTTCGAAATTGGCGATACACTCACAGATTTCGAAAATCCTCAACCACTAGAGCGACTAAGCATTGATGAGCCTACCATGAATA
It encodes the following:
- a CDS encoding universal stress protein, yielding MKKFSKWMVGIDVTKNEVNLLRNVSELANQFTPDAIHIVHISKELDIPKEVLVDIPDLMMPDIKQAQASLEEMVAKYFHPEQPVEIHVLSGNQLTELLRFENTHKIDLAILGRRNMNRVGVLSKKMVRKSACNVMLMPDRHIQNIQSILTPIDFSEYSDLALAVVSDFQNVELPPVVHALHVYKDATKYLSQVFETADEIDQILSKRTEIDKKLTAYAKHSLDDYLAKMKKTSVQKHIASVERGKSVGQPIDQHIDKIRPDLLVMGSKGKTMSAAALLGEVSESVLPHNGQHITLILKKNGENKGFLSGILNFSR
- a CDS encoding LysR family transcriptional regulator, producing the protein MNYTLHQLNVFLTITELGSVTKAAEALHLTQPAVSIQLKNLQDQFEIPLTEVVGRQLYITDFGKEIALASQNIINEVEIINQKLITYQDQIAGKLKVSVVSTGKYIMPYFLTDFLKKNPGVELKMDVTNKASVVRSLEKNEVDFSLVSIPPSTLALEHITLMQNKLFLVGNASSELKVNKPYKSNVLESIDLIFRETGSGTRQTIEKHINQQNLTVKRKMELTSNEAVKQAVVAGLGHSIMPLIGIKNELELGDLKIIPVKGLPIQSQWQLVWLKNKKFSPAAKAYLDYLIEHKDEIITKKFEWYESP
- a CDS encoding sodium-dependent bicarbonate transport family permease, with product MNLNLLAENLTNPALLFFILGIVSVQLKSDLEIPKTSSKFISLYLLFAIGFKGGQELAHNTFSSDIIWSIVFGVAIAIIIPCYAFFILKRRLTVENSGAIAAAYGSVSAVTFVTAVAFLEMQGIDFGGHMVAVMAFMEAPAIVIGVVLIRIFSNGSTQNTSMGQLIKHAFTNGSVILILGSLVIGWMASEEQAQGIAPFTTDLFKGFLAIFLLDMGIVSGRKLKAFLEQGWFTTSFAIVIALFNGCVIAVMSGLIVDDIGNRFIFAVLGASASYIAVPAAMKIAVPKANPGIYIPMALAITFPVNITVGLPIYMFLIQIT
- the metG gene encoding methionine--tRNA ligase; this translates as MSNQNFKRHTVTAALPYANGPIHIGHLAGVYVPADIYTRYLRSKGEDVAFICASDEHGMAITMRARKEGTTPQAIVDKYHGMIKDSMSKLGISFDIYSRTSNEKHHETAQMFFKKLYDEGKFEERVSKQYFDEQEKQFLADRYIMGTCPKCGHPEAYGDQCENCGSSLNPTDLINPKSTLSGNPPVTKETKHWYLPLQNYEGWLKEWLVEGHKSDWKPNVWGQCKSWIDGGLQPRAMTRDLDWGIKVPVEGADGKVLYVWFDAPIGYVSATREWAEEKGKDWEPYWKSKDTKLVHFIGKDNIVFHCIIFPAILKSMGDYVLPDNVPANEFLNLEGDKISTSRSWAVWLHEYLEDLPDKQDVLRYALCSNAPETKDNDFTWKDFQARNNNELVAILGNFVNRAVVLTHKYFDGKVPAKAELFDIDRAVLDSLGKAPEKVGKAISRYRFREALAEMMELARVGNKYLADTEPWKLIKTDQERVGTILNISLQLIANLGIVAEPFIPFSSDKINSLLGLEKLDWQSAGKDDLVAEGDQLEKPTLLFQKLEDSTITAQIEKLEQTKKKNEMENKEIEVTPMKDDIVFDDFMKLDLRVGTILEAKKVEKSNKLLQFLIDTGVDKRTILSGIAKQYDPAEMIGRQVTIIANLAPRKMMGVESQGMILMAEDSEGNLRLIQPNEKVNPGSVIS
- the typA gene encoding translational GTPase TypA, translated to MQSIRNIAIIAHVDHGKTTLVDKIIHASKLFRENQESGDLILDNNDLERERGITILSKNVSVVYNGVKINIIDTPGHADFGGEVERVLKMADGVLLLVDAFEGPMPQTRFVLSKALALGLTPIVVVNKVDKENCRPDEVHEQVFDLMFNLDATEEQLNFETIYGSSKNGWMSEDWQQPTDNITPLLDKIVEVIPEAPSPEGTPQFQVTSLDYSSFVGRIAIGRVYQGSIEEGKSMGLTKADGSMQRVRIKELQVFEGLGRKKVESVKAGDLCAIVGLDNFEIGDTLTDFENPQPLERLSIDEPTMNMLFTINNSPGFGSEGKFVTSRHLRDRLMKETEKNLALRVEPTDSEDKFLVYGRGILHLSVLIETMRREGYELMVGQPQVIYKEIDGQKCEPIETLVVDVPENVAGKVIELATQKKGELKIMEPKGDQQHLEFEIPSRGLIGLRNNVLTATGGEAVMNHRFLDYQPFKGEIKGRNNGSLISMENGPGTPYSIDKLQDRGVFFVPPGENLYTGQVIGEHSRENDLVVNVQKGKQLTNMRASGSDNNSKIAPPRVFSLEESMEYIQKDEYLEITPSSIRMRKIFLDEHTRMKMAKTL